From one Salmo salar chromosome ssa09, Ssal_v3.1, whole genome shotgun sequence genomic stretch:
- the LOC106611269 gene encoding calmin isoform X2, with product MAGHEWEYKDWFEREEFIGQISDIRVQNLQVEREVVQKRTFTRWMNLHLEKCTPPMEVNDLFRDIQDGRILMALLEELSGCKLLHGWKPSSHRIFRLNNIAKVLTFLEERNVKLVSIDAADVADGNSSIVLGLIWNIILFFQIKELTGNIKSQFPSSSSLSSLPTSSDSDTSHSSTPSFERPRSIAMRDHGKPIKTLLQWVQRRTRKYGVAVQDFGKSWTSGLAFLAVIKSIDPSLVDMRRALLRTARENLEDAFRTAHYSLGIPRLLDPEDVTINPPDEQSIMTYVSQFLEHFPGMEELQENASDVIQRSVSSGRLSCRVNDSSHDLMNGVHRSRDRERPYVVRRDWVQPPPKILISSVSEELKSPTSPVAVERSWVNEGSSVGSTSSPVFTVSTSSSPQPSFVDSVIGSVSCDSPISDSVIGSPDSCWEGHPNEAVTPDRFVESRSDGSLCDSGLSWDMNIPPSTPHGVTPDLEEPLPSVTGLTGKPQDEEQEVIPELFVDEGNYSLNSLVSTQDRSRTHPEKEEDGGEREEDGGEREEDGGRKEEEEYNYILNLSVDKAGKQEPDQREGNNKYRSSTGQSNSVNKEQGWPSLELSDEPQETDSDQKGESVCGGESVCGGERGGAVSSPQHEKISQSKQGSDITHQVTPDLHEEPNQRDSVPETTDRTSECAKKETAEPSRDSRKAGNPEEELAKERSDKAEGQSDVTDRVEMEHRQTTSLSERDRDGERSLEGSEERHKQVTEESETQEKITDVQNGHVESQENTTTQVDDVTESTHPQPYMEMDQSRTILGGPSEQCLDPVEQSHTGTTPACTDGGQSSTLLTEAGKEGTLSPEIEAEAGDEDLCGPPGGGLVERTGKCERASCVGDADVNVVAPEEKRVAEKEHDWVDGSGTTDNTETVVEVPHQCKPVSIIPLDMVYYPHYDVHISQVIEAFVEPNPGSVLTGLVPQSPLSDTNTQSQAVLHSQEERDSEKDTGDHTDGGHSETEASAVEETGDKMADTEQSETKPVNMTYTDTERRSALGSESEPMDLFHTDSDANESSRSALDEPMTVSDTLEPMDLFYPDTDDCGPVEEPENDVETSPWSSSFSKSVETWPSTFSVAALKPAPSSEPEPLPETHTQTHTDSHTHNTLYQEELCEVSTTQEHDKEIEVRGGSGGSDLQERCSMLGEQTAGDGTVVETHRGPAESSDLTMTDEERPGSAAAAARESNETVRRNADSDGILDDQCSMCFTPLHKRKNNGSNEKDNQKGLASSRTHCTKSDTSWREMWIPTSLTEYYIILLLWLVLYCLLVLPQIHYRDLPRLLLNLDE from the exons ATGGCTGGACACGAGTGGGAGTATAAGGACTGGTTCGAACGGGAGGAATTTATCGGACAGATCAGCGACATCCGAGTGCAGAATCTTCAAG TTGAAAGAGAAGTCGTTCAGAAGAGGACGTTCACACGATGGATGAATCTGCATTTGGAGAAG tgcaCTCCTCCGATGGAGGTGAATGACCTGTTCAGAGATATCCAGGATGGAAGGATACTCATGGCTCTGCTGGAGGAACTGTCTGGATGCAAGCTG CTTCATGGATGGAAGCCGTCCTCACATCGTATCTTCAGACTGAACAACATCGCTAAGGTCCTTACCTTCCTGGAGGAGAGAAAT GTGAAGCTGGTCAGTATTGACGCTGCAGATGTTGCCGATGGCAACTCTTCCATCGTTCTTGGACTCATCTGGAATATCATCCTGTTTTTCcag atCAAGGAGCTGACAGGGAACATTAAGAGTCAGTTTCCCTCGTCCTCCAGCCTCTCCTCGCTCCCCACCAGCTCAGACTCCGACACCTCCCACTCCAGCACACCCTCCTTCGAGAGACCGCGCTCCATCGCCATGAGGGATCATGGGAAGCCCATCAAGACGCTCCTGCAATGGGTCCAGAGACGAACCAGGAA gtacGGTGTGGCGGTGCAGGACTTTGGGAAGAGCTGGACCAGTGGGCTGGCCTTCCTGGCTGTCATTAAGTCTATAGACCCCAGCCTGGTGGACATGAGGAGAGCTCTGCTGAGGACAGCCAGGGAGAACCTAGAGGATGCCTTCAGGACAGCTCACTACAGCCTGGGCATACCCAGACTACTGGATCCAGAGG ACGTGACCatcaaccctccagatgagcagTCCATCATGACCTATGTGTCCCAGTTCCTAGAGCACTTTCCTGGgatggaggag ctccaggAAAATGCATCTGATGTGATACAGAGGAGTGTGTCGTCAGGCAGACTCAGCTGTCGTGTCAATGACTCCTCCCACGACCTGATGAACGGCGTCCACCGGAGCCGGGACAGAGAGAGGCCCTACGTGGTCCGGAGAGACTGGGTCCAGCCCCCGCCCAAAATCTTAATCTCCTCCGTCTCCGAGGAGCTCAAGTCTCCCACTTCCCCGGTCGCGGTGGAGCGCTCCTGGGTCAACGAGGGCTCGTCGGTTGGTTCCACCTCCAGCCCTGTCTTCACTGTCTCCACCTCCAGCTCCCCGCAGCCCTCCTTCGTCGACTCGGTCATCGGCTCTGTGTCTTGCGACTCACCAATCAGTGACTCTGTCATCGGTTCACCAGACTCTTGCTGGGAGGGCCATCCAAACGAGGCAGTGACTCCAGACAGGTTCGTGGAGAGCCGTAGCGATGGATCGCTATGTGACAGCGGGCTATCCTGGGACATGAacatccctccctctaccccccacGGGGTCACGCCCGACCTGGAGGAGCCGTTGCCCTCAGTTACGGGGCTGACAGGGAAACCCCAGGATGAGGAACAGGAAGTGATTCCGGAGCTGTTTGTTGACGAGGGAAACTACTCTCTAAACTCGTTGGTGAGCACACAGGACAGATCCAGAACACACCCAGAGAAAGAGGAGgacgggggggagagagaggaggacgggggggagagagaggaggacggggggaggaaagaggaggaggagtataacTACATTCTGAACCTGAGTGTGGACAAGGCAGGCAAGCAGGAGCCTGATCAAAGAGAAGGAAATAACAAGTACAGGTCAAGTACAGGTCAGAGTAACAGCGTTAACAAGGAGCAGGGGTGGCCATCTTTAGAGCTCTCTGACGAGCCTCAGGAAACTGACTCTGACCAGaagggggagagtgtgtgtgggggtgagagtgtgtgtgggggtgagagaggaggagctgtgagTTCTCCACAACATGAGAAAATCAGCCAATCAAAGCAGGGCTCTGACATCACACATCAGGTGACCCCCGACCTGCATGAAGAGCCCAATCAACGGGACAGTGTCCCGGAGACGACAGACAGGACATCAGAATGTGCCAAGAAGGAAACGGCGGAACCATCTAGAGATTCCAGGAAGGCTGGAAACCCTGAGGAAGAGTTAGCTAAGGAACGTTCTGATAAAGCAGAGGGTCAAAGTGATGTGACTGACAGAGTGGAGatggaacacagacagactactTCTCtgtcagagagggacagagatgggGAGCGGTCCCTGGAGGGGTCAGAGGAAAGGCACAAGCAGGTCACAGAAGAGTCTGAAACACAAGAGAAGATAACAGATGTTCAGAACGGCCACGTAGAGTCACAGGAGAACACTACGACACAGGTTGATGATGTCACAGAGTCGACGCATCCACAACCGTATATGGAGATGGACCAGAGTCGGACCATCCTGGGGGGCCCCTCAGAACAATGTCTGGACCCGGTGGAGCAGAGCCATACTGGGACAACTCCTGCCTGCACAGATGGTGGGCAGAGTTCCACACTCCTAACAGAGGCCGGTAAGGAAGGGACCCTGAGCCCAGAGATAGAAGCGGAGGCTGGGGATGAAGACCTGTGTGGGCCCCCTGGAGGTGGCTTGGTTGAGAGGACTGGAAAGTGTGAGAGAGCCTCTTGTGTTGGAGATGCTGACGTGAATGTAGTAGCTCCTGAGGAGAAGAGAGTCGCAGAAAAGGAACATGACTGGGTGGATGGGTCTGGGACCacagacaacacagagacagtAGTGGAGGTCCCCCATCAGTGCAAGCCAGTTTCCATTATACCCCTTGACATGGTGTACTACCCCCACTATGACGTCCACATCTCCCAGGTGATCGAGGCTTTTGTGGAGCCTAACCCTGGATCGGTCCTCACTGGGCTGGTtcctcagtctcctctctctgacaCAAACACCCAGAGCCAGGCTGTACTGCATagccaggaggagagagactcagagaaggACACAGGGGATCATACTGATGGTGGTCATAGTGAGACAGAGGCCTCTGCTGTTGAAGAGACAGGGGACAAAATGGCCGACACAGAACAGAGTGAAACAAAGCCTGTGAATATGACCTATACAGACACTGAGAGGAGGAGTGCTTTGGGGTCTGAAAGTGAACCAATGGACTTGTTCCATACAGACAGTGATGCTAACGAGAGTTCTAGATCGGCCCTTGATGAGCCAATGACAGTGAGCGACACTCTGGAGCCAATGGATCTGTTCTACCCGGATACAGATGATTGTGGCCCTGTAGAGGAACCAGAGAACGACGTGGAGACATCGCCGTGGTCCTCCTCCTTCAGCAAGTCAGTAGAGACCTGGCCCTCAACCTTCAGTGTGGCAGCTCTAAAACCAGCACCGTCCTCAGAACCAGAACCActgccagagacacacacacagacacacacagactcacacacacacaacacgctgTATCAAGAGGAACTCTGTGAGGTGTCAACCACACAGGAGCACGATAAG GAGATTGAGGTGAGAGGGGGCTCTGGTGGATCAGACCTCCAGGAACGGTGCTCCATGCTGGGTGAGCAGACGGCGGGAGACGGTACTGTGGTGGAGACCCACCGTGGGCCTGCTGAGAGCAGTGATCTCACCATGACTGACGAGGAGAGGCctggctctgctgctgctgctgccagagAAAGCAACGAGACCGTGAG AAGGAACGCTGACAGTGATGGAATCCTAGATGATCAGTGTTCTATGTGTTTTACTCCTCTCCACAAGAGGAAGAACAATGGCTCCAATGAG AAGGACAATCAGAAAGGTTTG
- the LOC106611269 gene encoding calmin isoform X1, translated as MAGHEWEYKDWFEREEFIGQISDIRVQNLQVEREVVQKRTFTRWMNLHLEKCTPPMEVNDLFRDIQDGRILMALLEELSGCKLLHGWKPSSHRIFRLNNIAKVLTFLEERNVKLVSIDAADVADGNSSIVLGLIWNIILFFQIKELTGNIKSQFPSSSSLSSLPTSSDSDTSHSSTPSFERPRSIAMRDHGKPIKTLLQWVQRRTRKYGVAVQDFGKSWTSGLAFLAVIKSIDPSLVDMRRALLRTARENLEDAFRTAHYSLGIPRLLDPEDVTINPPDEQSIMTYVSQFLEHFPGMEELQENASDVIQRSVSSGRLSCRVNDSSHDLMNGVHRSRDRERPYVVRRDWVQPPPKILISSVSEELKSPTSPVAVERSWVNEGSSVGSTSSPVFTVSTSSSPQPSFVDSVIGSVSCDSPISDSVIGSPDSCWEGHPNEAVTPDRFVESRSDGSLCDSGLSWDMNIPPSTPHGVTPDLEEPLPSVTGLTGKPQDEEQEVIPELFVDEGNYSLNSLVSTQDRSRTHPEKEEDGGEREEDGGEREEDGGRKEEEEYNYILNLSVDKAGKQEPDQREGNNKYRSSTGQSNSVNKEQGWPSLELSDEPQETDSDQKGESVCGGESVCGGERGGAVSSPQHEKISQSKQGSDITHQVTPDLHEEPNQRDSVPETTDRTSECAKKETAEPSRDSRKAGNPEEELAKERSDKAEGQSDVTDRVEMEHRQTTSLSERDRDGERSLEGSEERHKQVTEESETQEKITDVQNGHVESQENTTTQVDDVTESTHPQPYMEMDQSRTILGGPSEQCLDPVEQSHTGTTPACTDGGQSSTLLTEAGKEGTLSPEIEAEAGDEDLCGPPGGGLVERTGKCERASCVGDADVNVVAPEEKRVAEKEHDWVDGSGTTDNTETVVEVPHQCKPVSIIPLDMVYYPHYDVHISQVIEAFVEPNPGSVLTGLVPQSPLSDTNTQSQAVLHSQEERDSEKDTGDHTDGGHSETEASAVEETGDKMADTEQSETKPVNMTYTDTERRSALGSESEPMDLFHTDSDANESSRSALDEPMTVSDTLEPMDLFYPDTDDCGPVEEPENDVETSPWSSSFSKSVETWPSTFSVAALKPAPSSEPEPLPETHTQTHTDSHTHNTLYQEELCEVSTTQEHDKAPLSQHHPHYQEIEVRGGSGGSDLQERCSMLGEQTAGDGTVVETHRGPAESSDLTMTDEERPGSAAAAARESNETVRRNADSDGILDDQCSMCFTPLHKRKNNGSNEKDNQKGLASSRTHCTKSDTSWREMWIPTSLTEYYIILLLWLVLYCLLVLPQIHYRDLPRLLLNLDE; from the exons ATGGCTGGACACGAGTGGGAGTATAAGGACTGGTTCGAACGGGAGGAATTTATCGGACAGATCAGCGACATCCGAGTGCAGAATCTTCAAG TTGAAAGAGAAGTCGTTCAGAAGAGGACGTTCACACGATGGATGAATCTGCATTTGGAGAAG tgcaCTCCTCCGATGGAGGTGAATGACCTGTTCAGAGATATCCAGGATGGAAGGATACTCATGGCTCTGCTGGAGGAACTGTCTGGATGCAAGCTG CTTCATGGATGGAAGCCGTCCTCACATCGTATCTTCAGACTGAACAACATCGCTAAGGTCCTTACCTTCCTGGAGGAGAGAAAT GTGAAGCTGGTCAGTATTGACGCTGCAGATGTTGCCGATGGCAACTCTTCCATCGTTCTTGGACTCATCTGGAATATCATCCTGTTTTTCcag atCAAGGAGCTGACAGGGAACATTAAGAGTCAGTTTCCCTCGTCCTCCAGCCTCTCCTCGCTCCCCACCAGCTCAGACTCCGACACCTCCCACTCCAGCACACCCTCCTTCGAGAGACCGCGCTCCATCGCCATGAGGGATCATGGGAAGCCCATCAAGACGCTCCTGCAATGGGTCCAGAGACGAACCAGGAA gtacGGTGTGGCGGTGCAGGACTTTGGGAAGAGCTGGACCAGTGGGCTGGCCTTCCTGGCTGTCATTAAGTCTATAGACCCCAGCCTGGTGGACATGAGGAGAGCTCTGCTGAGGACAGCCAGGGAGAACCTAGAGGATGCCTTCAGGACAGCTCACTACAGCCTGGGCATACCCAGACTACTGGATCCAGAGG ACGTGACCatcaaccctccagatgagcagTCCATCATGACCTATGTGTCCCAGTTCCTAGAGCACTTTCCTGGgatggaggag ctccaggAAAATGCATCTGATGTGATACAGAGGAGTGTGTCGTCAGGCAGACTCAGCTGTCGTGTCAATGACTCCTCCCACGACCTGATGAACGGCGTCCACCGGAGCCGGGACAGAGAGAGGCCCTACGTGGTCCGGAGAGACTGGGTCCAGCCCCCGCCCAAAATCTTAATCTCCTCCGTCTCCGAGGAGCTCAAGTCTCCCACTTCCCCGGTCGCGGTGGAGCGCTCCTGGGTCAACGAGGGCTCGTCGGTTGGTTCCACCTCCAGCCCTGTCTTCACTGTCTCCACCTCCAGCTCCCCGCAGCCCTCCTTCGTCGACTCGGTCATCGGCTCTGTGTCTTGCGACTCACCAATCAGTGACTCTGTCATCGGTTCACCAGACTCTTGCTGGGAGGGCCATCCAAACGAGGCAGTGACTCCAGACAGGTTCGTGGAGAGCCGTAGCGATGGATCGCTATGTGACAGCGGGCTATCCTGGGACATGAacatccctccctctaccccccacGGGGTCACGCCCGACCTGGAGGAGCCGTTGCCCTCAGTTACGGGGCTGACAGGGAAACCCCAGGATGAGGAACAGGAAGTGATTCCGGAGCTGTTTGTTGACGAGGGAAACTACTCTCTAAACTCGTTGGTGAGCACACAGGACAGATCCAGAACACACCCAGAGAAAGAGGAGgacgggggggagagagaggaggacgggggggagagagaggaggacggggggaggaaagaggaggaggagtataacTACATTCTGAACCTGAGTGTGGACAAGGCAGGCAAGCAGGAGCCTGATCAAAGAGAAGGAAATAACAAGTACAGGTCAAGTACAGGTCAGAGTAACAGCGTTAACAAGGAGCAGGGGTGGCCATCTTTAGAGCTCTCTGACGAGCCTCAGGAAACTGACTCTGACCAGaagggggagagtgtgtgtgggggtgagagtgtgtgtgggggtgagagaggaggagctgtgagTTCTCCACAACATGAGAAAATCAGCCAATCAAAGCAGGGCTCTGACATCACACATCAGGTGACCCCCGACCTGCATGAAGAGCCCAATCAACGGGACAGTGTCCCGGAGACGACAGACAGGACATCAGAATGTGCCAAGAAGGAAACGGCGGAACCATCTAGAGATTCCAGGAAGGCTGGAAACCCTGAGGAAGAGTTAGCTAAGGAACGTTCTGATAAAGCAGAGGGTCAAAGTGATGTGACTGACAGAGTGGAGatggaacacagacagactactTCTCtgtcagagagggacagagatgggGAGCGGTCCCTGGAGGGGTCAGAGGAAAGGCACAAGCAGGTCACAGAAGAGTCTGAAACACAAGAGAAGATAACAGATGTTCAGAACGGCCACGTAGAGTCACAGGAGAACACTACGACACAGGTTGATGATGTCACAGAGTCGACGCATCCACAACCGTATATGGAGATGGACCAGAGTCGGACCATCCTGGGGGGCCCCTCAGAACAATGTCTGGACCCGGTGGAGCAGAGCCATACTGGGACAACTCCTGCCTGCACAGATGGTGGGCAGAGTTCCACACTCCTAACAGAGGCCGGTAAGGAAGGGACCCTGAGCCCAGAGATAGAAGCGGAGGCTGGGGATGAAGACCTGTGTGGGCCCCCTGGAGGTGGCTTGGTTGAGAGGACTGGAAAGTGTGAGAGAGCCTCTTGTGTTGGAGATGCTGACGTGAATGTAGTAGCTCCTGAGGAGAAGAGAGTCGCAGAAAAGGAACATGACTGGGTGGATGGGTCTGGGACCacagacaacacagagacagtAGTGGAGGTCCCCCATCAGTGCAAGCCAGTTTCCATTATACCCCTTGACATGGTGTACTACCCCCACTATGACGTCCACATCTCCCAGGTGATCGAGGCTTTTGTGGAGCCTAACCCTGGATCGGTCCTCACTGGGCTGGTtcctcagtctcctctctctgacaCAAACACCCAGAGCCAGGCTGTACTGCATagccaggaggagagagactcagagaaggACACAGGGGATCATACTGATGGTGGTCATAGTGAGACAGAGGCCTCTGCTGTTGAAGAGACAGGGGACAAAATGGCCGACACAGAACAGAGTGAAACAAAGCCTGTGAATATGACCTATACAGACACTGAGAGGAGGAGTGCTTTGGGGTCTGAAAGTGAACCAATGGACTTGTTCCATACAGACAGTGATGCTAACGAGAGTTCTAGATCGGCCCTTGATGAGCCAATGACAGTGAGCGACACTCTGGAGCCAATGGATCTGTTCTACCCGGATACAGATGATTGTGGCCCTGTAGAGGAACCAGAGAACGACGTGGAGACATCGCCGTGGTCCTCCTCCTTCAGCAAGTCAGTAGAGACCTGGCCCTCAACCTTCAGTGTGGCAGCTCTAAAACCAGCACCGTCCTCAGAACCAGAACCActgccagagacacacacacagacacacacagactcacacacacacaacacgctgTATCAAGAGGAACTCTGTGAGGTGTCAACCACACAGGAGCACGATAAG GCTCCTTTATCCCAACACCATCCACATTACCAGGAGATTGAGGTGAGAGGGGGCTCTGGTGGATCAGACCTCCAGGAACGGTGCTCCATGCTGGGTGAGCAGACGGCGGGAGACGGTACTGTGGTGGAGACCCACCGTGGGCCTGCTGAGAGCAGTGATCTCACCATGACTGACGAGGAGAGGCctggctctgctgctgctgctgccagagAAAGCAACGAGACCGTGAG AAGGAACGCTGACAGTGATGGAATCCTAGATGATCAGTGTTCTATGTGTTTTACTCCTCTCCACAAGAGGAAGAACAATGGCTCCAATGAG AAGGACAATCAGAAAGGTTTG